From one Anaerococcus prevotii DSM 20548 genomic stretch:
- a CDS encoding MarR family winged helix-turn-helix transcriptional regulator, which translates to MDEKLKAMINIFSLLRKANGLNRERANFYGLNDLESMILIQIGMNEKVKQKTLVNKFKAPKQTINSAIMNLKEKGFIGLRTDDNDKRAKNLYLTDKGELRRREVLVPIEEANRAMYEDLGEENIREITRYLELLLDSISNNFMKEER; encoded by the coding sequence ATGGACGAGAAACTAAAAGCCATGATCAATATTTTTTCTCTATTGAGAAAGGCCAATGGTCTAAATAGAGAAAGGGCAAACTTTTATGGCTTAAACGATTTGGAAAGTATGATTCTAATCCAAATCGGAATGAATGAAAAAGTAAAACAAAAGACTCTCGTAAATAAGTTCAAAGCCCCCAAACAGACTATTAATAGCGCAATTATGAACCTAAAGGAGAAAGGCTTTATCGGCCTAAGGACAGACGACAATGATAAGAGAGCGAAAAACTTATATTTAACGGATAAGGGTGAGCTTAGAAGACGCGAGGTCCTAGTCCCAATAGAAGAAGCCAACAGGGCCATGTATGAAGATTTGGGAGAGGAAAATATAAGAGAGATAACTAGATACTTAGAGCTTCTCTTAGATTCGATTTCTAATAATTTTATGAAGGAGGAAAGATGA
- a CDS encoding AAA family ATPase: protein MIKYLQEENIDENLIKQLEEYRKENGLADNDRVIKPEYKYYGKEVLEQAIAALLAGKNILLTGAKATGKNVLSSNLSYLFQRPSYNVSFHVNTDSASLIGADTFKNGEVVFRKGPITEAAENGGFAILDEINMAKNEAISVLHATLDHRRIIDLSGYDKIALDPNTRFIATMNYGYVGTRELNEALSSRFMIINVPNISKDNLDKLLADNFPTLKEKYRKAFIDLFISLQTKSENNEISTKSVDLRGLIGAIETIKIGLSPYQALMMGLVNKSFDEFERQIVLDALKSKIPTDIGESVFDE from the coding sequence ATGATTAAATACTTACAAGAAGAAAACATAGACGAAAATTTGATTAAACAATTAGAAGAATATAGAAAAGAAAATGGACTTGCTGACAACGACAGGGTGATCAAACCTGAATACAAATACTACGGCAAGGAAGTCCTAGAGCAAGCCATAGCGGCCCTTCTAGCGGGAAAAAACATCCTCCTTACTGGGGCTAAGGCTACTGGGAAAAATGTCCTTTCATCAAATCTTTCCTATCTATTTCAAAGACCATCCTACAACGTATCCTTCCACGTAAACACAGATTCTGCCTCTCTTATAGGTGCAGATACTTTCAAAAACGGGGAAGTTGTATTTAGGAAGGGGCCTATAACAGAGGCAGCAGAAAATGGAGGATTTGCTATCTTAGATGAGATAAATATGGCCAAAAACGAAGCTATATCAGTCCTTCACGCAACTCTCGACCACAGGAGAATAATAGATCTTTCTGGCTACGATAAGATTGCCCTCGATCCAAATACAAGATTTATAGCAACCATGAACTACGGCTATGTGGGAACAAGGGAGCTTAACGAGGCCCTTTCTTCAAGATTTATGATTATAAATGTGCCAAATATTAGTAAGGACAATCTCGATAAGCTCCTAGCTGATAACTTCCCAACCCTTAAGGAAAAATACAGGAAGGCCTTCATCGACTTATTTATAAGTCTACAAACAAAAAGCGAAAACAATGAGATTTCTACTAAGTCAGTAGACCTACGTGGACTAATAGGAGCAATTGAAACGATAAAAATAGGTCTTTCTCCTTACCAAGCCTTGATGATGGGACTGGTCAACAAATCCTTCGATGAATTCGAAAGACAAATCGTTCTCGATGCCCTAAAGAGCAAGATTCCTACAGATATAGGAGAAAGTGTATTTGATGAATGA
- a CDS encoding VWA domain-containing protein encodes MNDQLEKIRQYNIIWDFAKTYKFLPKKSFPMEDIYLNMVTGFKIGTFDFKILDSFFAYIKKDNMFFDDFKFMTEILMEEIAFKEIAKENLVIADFRKKYARKVMNKYSYHEPKDLREQIEKAYYGKILDRPITEGKLFRDIYYALFSIHTTRTNELIDELNNFFEKYFRLDRSAKDRDRFKEMVSENKAKDFKDPDEIDDKNAEYSEEYLSDQFGIGSAEFTGNIYLAEKKEDNDKNLMFLNTGEDTYHSSTEFIEDFYGLSVMAKEKVSAMETKLCKGIHKNKRLYFTRGEYSTKANARFYKKGRREQAEKTEAFIKENTAINNRSINELTLSIKNSIANFLEYNEVYKNYGAIDSSKAWRANILHDYDVFINEESDDISKFKVDLILDGSASQIGRQAMVANEAYIIERAMDALDIPIRVMSFSTLRDFTVFNIYRDYDEKENNEKIFDFFASGSNRDGLAFKTVHELIEKDDENTKNIVIILSDGKPNDERSNINTVKMLDKDQYVEEVAVKDTAKEVRNIKEDEISILGVFTGEEEDVENAKLIYNTDFCRITNLENFSKIVSIFMKNQILQ; translated from the coding sequence ATGAATGATCAACTAGAAAAGATTAGACAATACAACATTATCTGGGACTTTGCCAAAACCTATAAGTTCCTTCCCAAAAAATCCTTCCCCATGGAAGACATCTACCTTAATATGGTCACAGGCTTTAAGATAGGGACCTTTGATTTTAAAATCCTAGATTCCTTCTTTGCCTATATCAAAAAAGACAATATGTTCTTTGATGATTTCAAGTTTATGACAGAAATCCTAATGGAAGAAATAGCCTTTAAGGAAATTGCCAAAGAAAATCTAGTGATAGCTGACTTTAGGAAAAAATACGCAAGAAAGGTAATGAATAAATATTCCTACCATGAGCCAAAAGATCTGAGGGAGCAAATCGAGAAGGCCTACTACGGCAAGATTTTGGATAGGCCAATTACTGAGGGTAAACTCTTTAGAGATATCTACTATGCCCTATTTTCTATCCACACCACAAGGACCAATGAATTAATTGACGAATTGAATAATTTCTTCGAAAAATATTTCCGCCTTGATAGGTCGGCCAAGGATAGGGATAGGTTTAAGGAAATGGTCTCAGAAAATAAGGCCAAGGACTTCAAGGACCCAGACGAGATTGATGACAAAAACGCCGAGTACTCCGAGGAATATCTTTCAGACCAATTCGGTATAGGTAGTGCAGAGTTTACTGGAAATATATATCTAGCTGAAAAAAAGGAAGATAATGACAAAAACCTCATGTTTCTTAACACAGGCGAGGATACCTACCACTCATCTACAGAATTTATCGAGGACTTTTACGGCCTGTCAGTAATGGCAAAAGAAAAAGTATCCGCTATGGAGACAAAGCTTTGTAAGGGAATCCACAAGAACAAGAGGCTCTACTTCACTAGAGGAGAATATTCTACTAAGGCCAACGCTAGATTTTACAAGAAAGGCCGCCGTGAGCAAGCCGAAAAAACCGAAGCCTTTATCAAGGAAAATACAGCCATCAACAACAGATCTATCAACGAGCTAACCCTTTCAATCAAAAACTCCATAGCTAACTTCTTAGAATACAACGAAGTCTACAAAAACTATGGAGCAATCGACTCATCAAAGGCCTGGAGAGCAAACATCCTCCACGACTACGATGTCTTCATCAATGAAGAAAGCGACGATATATCGAAGTTTAAGGTAGATCTAATACTCGATGGGTCTGCCAGCCAAATAGGTCGCCAAGCCATGGTAGCAAACGAGGCCTATATCATAGAAAGGGCCATGGATGCCCTAGATATTCCAATCAGAGTCATGAGCTTTTCTACCCTAAGGGACTTTACAGTCTTTAATATATATAGGGACTATGACGAAAAGGAAAATAACGAAAAGATTTTTGACTTTTTCGCATCAGGTTCAAACAGGGACGGCCTTGCCTTTAAGACTGTCCATGAACTGATCGAAAAGGATGACGAAAACACCAAAAATATTGTCATAATCCTTTCTGATGGTAAACCAAATGACGAAAGAAGTAATATCAATACTGTAAAAATGCTTGATAAAGACCAATATGTAGAGGAAGTCGCAGTCAAAGATACTGCCAAGGAAGTTAGAAATATAAAAGAAGATGAGATATCAATACTAGGAGTCTTTACCGGAGAGGAAGAAGACGTAGAAAACGCCAAGCTAATCTACAACACAGACTTCTGTAGGATTACAAATCTGGAAAACTTCTCAAAGATTGTTTCAATCTTTATGAAAAACCAAATCCTCCAATAG
- the murJ gene encoding murein biosynthesis integral membrane protein MurJ, with protein MGQTTIMLMFVTVISKIFGFLRESVMASYIGAGDLKSIYTTANTLPVVIANFVAVGIISGFIPIYNKAKKEEGEKVAEEFTSNIFNILMVFGVFAVIIGMVFARPFSKLLSPDLSGESLDLATNYTRIMMFAVFAYLYSAVFRGYLNLKGNFFDPAITGIIMNIIIIAFTVLTGITKNPYMLIIGALLGNSLQYILFPRACRKAGYKHRKILDIHNKYVRSLMVVAIPIILSSAAGEISIIIDNSMASAFFGKAAISKLFYSKTMLTMITGIITISITTALFPTIAEYGASGEIGKMKKSISSSVVSTMLLLIPASIGMAALAEPIIGVVFERNAFTREDTIAVASLIVAYAPNNIFQSTIDVVDRGFYAVGDSKTPVVVVIIQQILNVIFNFILIKIFGIRGLAYATVLSTAIGTVMMIYQFRKKFGSFNFKTSLISLIKISLATGLMALVAVGVNGALANFAPRLVTLFVAIIAAMIVYLLVILLARIPEVMDMVNRIYHKIKFRKENKN; from the coding sequence ATGGGTCAAACTACTATAATGCTCATGTTTGTGACGGTAATCTCCAAGATTTTTGGATTCTTAAGAGAGTCAGTTATGGCGTCATACATTGGAGCAGGTGATTTAAAAAGTATCTACACAACCGCAAACACCCTGCCGGTTGTTATTGCAAACTTCGTGGCTGTTGGAATAATTTCAGGATTTATTCCAATTTATAATAAGGCAAAGAAGGAAGAAGGGGAGAAGGTAGCTGAGGAATTTACTTCAAATATTTTCAATATCCTTATGGTATTTGGAGTTTTTGCAGTAATAATAGGAATGGTTTTTGCAAGGCCATTTTCTAAACTCCTTTCCCCAGATTTAAGCGGCGAGTCTTTGGACCTTGCCACAAACTATACTAGAATAATGATGTTTGCAGTATTTGCTTATCTTTATTCAGCAGTATTTAGGGGATATTTAAATCTAAAGGGCAACTTCTTCGATCCTGCCATTACAGGAATTATAATGAATATTATAATCATTGCCTTTACTGTCCTTACAGGAATAACAAAGAATCCTTACATGCTAATAATAGGAGCCCTTTTGGGTAACTCCCTCCAATACATACTCTTTCCAAGGGCATGTAGGAAGGCAGGTTATAAGCATAGGAAAATCCTAGATATTCACAATAAGTACGTAAGAAGCTTGATGGTTGTAGCTATTCCTATAATCTTATCATCAGCAGCAGGAGAGATTTCTATAATAATAGATAACTCTATGGCTTCAGCCTTCTTCGGAAAAGCAGCCATCTCCAAGCTCTTTTATTCAAAGACGATGCTAACTATGATTACAGGAATCATAACAATTTCTATAACTACAGCCCTATTTCCAACTATAGCAGAATATGGGGCAAGTGGTGAGATAGGAAAGATGAAAAAATCCATAAGCTCATCTGTAGTATCTACCATGCTTCTGTTAATTCCTGCTAGTATTGGTATGGCCGCTCTTGCAGAGCCTATCATAGGAGTTGTATTTGAGAGAAATGCCTTCACTAGGGAAGATACCATAGCGGTTGCAAGCCTTATTGTAGCTTATGCTCCAAATAATATCTTCCAATCAACAATAGATGTGGTAGATAGAGGTTTTTATGCAGTAGGAGATTCCAAGACACCAGTGGTCGTTGTGATTATCCAACAGATTTTAAATGTTATATTTAACTTTATCCTAATTAAGATATTTGGCATAAGGGGACTTGCCTATGCGACAGTTTTATCAACTGCCATTGGTACAGTCATGATGATTTATCAATTTAGGAAGAAATTCGGAAGCTTTAACTTCAAGACTTCATTAATATCTCTTATAAAGATAAGTCTTGCAACAGGACTTATGGCCCTAGTTGCTGTAGGAGTCAATGGAGCACTTGCTAACTTTGCTCCAAGACTTGTGACCTTGTTTGTAGCTATCATTGCTGCTATGATAGTTTACTTACTAGTAATTCTTTTAGCAAGAATTCCTGAAGTTATGGATATGGTAAATAGGATTTATCATAAAATAAAGTTTAGAAAAGAAAATAAGAATTAA
- a CDS encoding 4Fe-4S dicluster domain-containing protein — translation MKESYIDILNIRRMAFEAVAKIAYENRPITDIALEVFDILPGEEARYRENIFRERAVMGERLRMCIGLDARSAADTDAVTEGLDAMDYDRRIYNPPLVSVIKIACEACPENKVTVTDQCHACIGHPCVNVCPKNAVTYTAKGAIIDQDKCIKCGKCVAACPYQAINHQKRPCAESCGVKAIGSDELGRAKIDEDKCVACGRCIITCPFGAISDKSEIYQLIKSLQSDRKVYAIIAPSFVGQFGVNVSPEQIREAIKQLGFDDVIEVGLGADLTTMNEAHEYLEQVPTGKIPFMGTSCCFSWKLMVRNQFPDINDKISESSTPMIYSGKQMKKRDPNCEVVFIGPCISKKLEALEEEVAEVIDFVITYEELLGMFLAKGIEPSEIEVDEPMMDASETGRFYAVSGGVAEAVKRRVGEIDPDAKVEVENAEGLDNCVKLARMAKLGRMDGKLIEGMACMGGCVGGPGTVVAENKTGKKVKAFAAESIYRSPADNENIPVEDRPDDSKLQK, via the coding sequence ATGAAAGAATCATACATAGACATACTTAATATTAGAAGGATGGCCTTTGAGGCAGTTGCCAAAATTGCCTACGAAAACAGGCCAATTACAGACATAGCCCTAGAAGTTTTTGATATTCTTCCAGGAGAAGAAGCGAGATATAGGGAAAATATCTTTAGAGAAAGAGCAGTAATGGGTGAGAGACTTAGAATGTGTATAGGTCTTGACGCAAGAAGTGCTGCTGATACAGACGCTGTCACAGAAGGCTTAGATGCGATGGATTATGACAGACGAATCTACAATCCACCTTTAGTTTCTGTTATAAAAATCGCCTGTGAAGCATGTCCTGAAAACAAAGTCACAGTAACAGACCAATGCCATGCTTGTATTGGACATCCTTGTGTAAATGTCTGCCCTAAAAACGCTGTTACATATACTGCCAAGGGAGCAATAATAGATCAAGATAAATGTATCAAGTGCGGTAAGTGTGTTGCTGCTTGTCCATATCAAGCAATCAACCACCAAAAAAGACCTTGTGCAGAATCTTGTGGAGTTAAGGCAATCGGCTCTGATGAATTAGGTCGTGCTAAAATCGACGAAGATAAGTGCGTAGCTTGTGGTAGATGTATTATAACTTGCCCATTTGGAGCAATCTCAGATAAGAGTGAGATCTACCAACTTATCAAGTCTCTACAATCAGATAGGAAAGTTTATGCTATAATTGCACCATCATTTGTCGGACAATTTGGTGTAAATGTAAGCCCTGAACAAATCAGAGAGGCTATCAAACAACTTGGCTTTGACGATGTTATAGAAGTAGGCCTTGGAGCTGACCTAACTACAATGAACGAAGCCCATGAGTATTTAGAACAAGTTCCAACAGGCAAGATTCCATTTATGGGAACAAGCTGCTGTTTCTCATGGAAGTTAATGGTAAGAAACCAATTCCCAGATATAAATGATAAGATTTCTGAATCATCAACACCAATGATCTATTCAGGAAAACAAATGAAAAAACGTGATCCAAACTGTGAAGTAGTATTTATAGGACCATGTATATCCAAGAAACTTGAAGCTCTTGAAGAAGAAGTAGCTGAAGTAATAGACTTTGTAATAACCTACGAAGAGCTTCTAGGAATGTTCCTTGCTAAAGGAATCGAACCATCAGAAATCGAAGTAGATGAGCCAATGATGGATGCCTCAGAGACAGGAAGATTCTATGCAGTAAGTGGTGGTGTTGCCGAAGCTGTTAAGAGAAGAGTGGGAGAAATCGATCCGGATGCCAAGGTTGAAGTAGAAAATGCTGAAGGATTAGACAACTGTGTCAAGCTTGCAAGAATGGCCAAACTCGGCAGGATGGACGGCAAGCTTATCGAAGGCATGGCTTGTATGGGAGGCTGTGTCGGAGGACCTGGAACAGTAGTTGCAGAAAATAAGACCGGCAAGAAAGTTAAGGCCTTCGCAGCTGAATCAATCTACAGATCTCCTGCTGATAACGAGAATATTCCAGTAGAAGACAGACCAGATGATAGCAAATTACAAAAATAA
- a CDS encoding sensor histidine kinase, with product MKDLLEKSLIRIFSLVMLVTFLINISIVFRGKNKAQNEFMEDSLSFIYYEINDGNKNILKDFEKTYPKYKLVYFNDEKNILYSSIDNIDLKDINIRDDGKIREIKYGIKDSINTAYYIGGEDNLIIKSQNTILDIFDGKIISIYLIAYLFIIGIIKFEADNFVNKYIEGLSRFDDNYDFKRIDPRYKEISPYFENLVESKKKLKASEMAQASRFKEIIDITENMEEGLVVCDENGRIEIMNKAAQNYLDKNSNTSFIDLIDDEDYKKAIKEIQKTKKTKALAFDVNNFHLKVFVDPIIDSYDMGYVIIIIDNSETRKAELMRREFSANVSHELKSPLTSINGYAELISTGIAKESDVRNFAEIIYKEGNRLLQIIDDILKLSSLDENGQGIDEIEFDIREIAELCIENYRGKSDSKNIEIVNTVGSFKIKTSISLFTDLLSNIYENAIKYTNKGGKIELSSIILDKKLIIFIKDNGVGISQKDLPRIFERFYMADKARKRDNKSTGLGLSIAKHIADYLGYGLEVTSKVGCGSTFRIIIDI from the coding sequence ATGAAAGATTTACTAGAAAAAAGCCTTATAAGGATATTTAGTCTTGTAATGCTTGTAACATTTTTAATAAATATAAGCATAGTCTTTAGAGGAAAAAATAAAGCTCAAAATGAATTCATGGAGGATTCTTTGAGCTTTATTTACTATGAGATAAATGATGGAAATAAAAATATATTAAAAGATTTTGAAAAAACATATCCAAAATACAAGCTAGTATATTTTAATGACGAAAAGAATATTCTCTATAGTTCGATCGATAATATAGACTTAAAAGATATTAATATTCGAGATGATGGGAAAATCAGAGAAATTAAATATGGGATAAAGGATTCAATAAACACTGCCTACTATATAGGAGGAGAGGATAATCTTATTATCAAATCCCAAAATACAATCCTAGATATATTTGATGGCAAAATTATCTCAATTTATCTTATAGCCTACCTATTTATAATAGGGATTATAAAGTTTGAAGCAGATAATTTTGTAAATAAGTACATAGAAGGACTGAGTCGATTCGATGATAATTACGATTTTAAGAGGATTGATCCAAGATATAAGGAAATAAGCCCCTACTTTGAAAACCTAGTAGAAAGTAAGAAAAAACTTAAGGCAAGTGAGATGGCCCAAGCTTCGAGATTTAAGGAAATAATAGATATAACAGAGAATATGGAAGAAGGCCTTGTGGTTTGCGATGAAAATGGCAGGATCGAGATAATGAATAAGGCCGCCCAAAACTATCTGGACAAGAACTCTAATACTAGCTTTATAGATCTTATTGATGATGAAGATTATAAGAAGGCTATAAAGGAGATTCAAAAGACTAAGAAAACCAAAGCTTTGGCCTTTGATGTAAACAACTTCCACCTAAAAGTCTTTGTCGATCCAATCATTGATAGCTACGATATGGGCTATGTGATTATAATAATAGACAACTCAGAGACAAGAAAGGCTGAGCTTATGAGACGAGAATTTTCTGCCAATGTAAGCCATGAGCTAAAAAGTCCCCTAACTTCTATTAACGGATATGCGGAGCTAATTTCTACTGGAATTGCCAAGGAAAGTGACGTGAGAAACTTTGCAGAGATTATATATAAGGAAGGAAATAGACTCCTTCAGATAATAGATGATATCCTAAAACTTTCTAGCCTTGACGAAAATGGCCAGGGAATCGATGAAATAGAATTTGATATAAGAGAAATAGCCGAGCTTTGCATAGAAAATTATAGGGGAAAGTCGGATTCTAAAAATATTGAGATAGTAAATACAGTAGGATCTTTTAAAATAAAAACTTCCATATCCTTATTTACCGACCTTTTATCAAACATTTATGAAAACGCCATCAAATATACCAATAAAGGTGGGAAAATTGAGCTTTCCTCAATAATATTAGACAAGAAATTAATAATATTCATTAAGGATAATGGAGTAGGAATAAGCCAAAAAGATTTGCCTAGGATATTTGAGAGATTCTACATGGCAGATAAGGCAAGAAAAAGAGACAACAAATCAACAGGCCTTGGCCTATCCATAGCCAAGCACATTGCTGACTACTTAGGATATGGACTAGAAGTCACAAGCAAGGTCGGATGCGGATCGACTTTTAGAATTATTATAGATATTTAG
- a CDS encoding response regulator transcription factor, giving the protein MIYVVEDDKSIRNLVEYALREKGYEVAGYEDGSQIVSDVKDSPGELLILDIMLPEKDGITILKEIREFSDIPIIMLTARTDEFDKVMGLDLGADDYITKPFSILELISRVKAVLRRSKKKDTDHISYKEVRLNMKKRSVKVDGVKIDLTYKEFEMLLLFMSNIGNVITRDDFLLKVWGYDYEGETRTVDVHIASLRAKLKNAGKYIETVRNLGYKFGEI; this is encoded by the coding sequence ATGATATATGTTGTCGAAGACGATAAGTCTATAAGAAATTTAGTAGAATATGCCTTAAGAGAAAAAGGCTACGAGGTCGCAGGCTACGAAGATGGATCACAGATAGTAAGTGATGTAAAAGATAGTCCGGGCGAGCTTTTAATCCTTGATATAATGCTACCTGAAAAGGATGGAATCACTATACTTAAGGAGATTAGAGAGTTTTCTGATATACCCATAATAATGCTTACAGCTAGGACTGATGAGTTTGATAAGGTGATGGGTCTTGACCTAGGGGCCGATGATTATATTACAAAACCCTTCTCAATCTTAGAATTAATAAGCAGAGTCAAGGCTGTTCTTAGAAGAAGCAAGAAGAAGGATACAGATCACATAAGCTATAAAGAAGTAAGACTTAATATGAAAAAGCGTTCTGTTAAGGTAGACGGAGTGAAAATAGACTTAACCTACAAGGAATTTGAGATGCTACTTCTTTTTATGTCTAATATAGGAAATGTAATAACCCGTGATGACTTCCTACTCAAAGTTTGGGGCTACGACTACGAGGGAGAGACCAGAACTGTAGATGTTCATATAGCAAGTCTTAGGGCTAAGCTAAAAAATGCGGGAAAATATATAGAAACTGTTAGAAATCTAGGTTATAAATTCGGTGAAATATGA
- a CDS encoding phosphate signaling complex PhoU family protein: protein MRIKYNEDLDNIKKMAKDLMDYVIISYEKTGQFIENSKEDELKDIIDLHDDIRRKASDIERLSFELMALQQPVAKDLKLLQMSMKLASSFKRIAGHFEQVSFILGEYALNESEKDFLNKFIENEAKMAKDAINSFVNYDMDLAKETIKQDEVNNKLFEEAISYISSENKKDNIGPMELSEKVLLYKYFERLGDRLARVADLSTRL from the coding sequence ATGAGAATAAAATACAACGAAGACTTAGACAATATCAAGAAAATGGCCAAGGACCTTATGGATTATGTCATAATCTCTTATGAGAAAACCGGCCAATTTATAGAAAATTCCAAGGAAGATGAGCTTAAGGATATAATCGATCTTCATGATGATATTAGGAGAAAAGCAAGTGATATAGAAAGGCTTAGCTTTGAGCTAATGGCCCTTCAACAACCAGTTGCTAAAGACCTAAAGCTATTACAAATGTCAATGAAACTAGCCTCATCGTTTAAAAGAATCGCAGGACACTTCGAGCAAGTTTCTTTCATCTTAGGTGAATATGCTCTAAACGAAAGTGAAAAAGATTTTCTAAACAAGTTTATAGAAAATGAGGCAAAGATGGCAAAAGATGCTATCAATTCTTTCGTAAACTATGATATGGACCTTGCCAAGGAAACAATAAAGCAAGATGAAGTAAACAACAAGTTATTTGAAGAGGCAATCTCATACATTTCAAGCGAAAATAAGAAGGATAATATAGGCCCTATGGAGTTATCAGAAAAAGTCCTCCTCTACAAGTATTTTGAAAGGTTAGGAGATAGGCTTGCGAGAGTAGCAGATCTTTCTACGAGGCTTTAG
- the pstB gene encoding phosphate ABC transporter ATP-binding protein PstB — MENKEIITNNKTAIGVKDLDLYYGDFKALKKVNMDIEKGKITAFIGPSGCGKSTMLRCFNRMNDLVDDCKIEGLVTIEGEDIYKKDVDVVELRRRVGMVFQSPNPFSKSVYDNITYGPKISGIKDKDRLDEIVEKSLKSAAIWDEVKDKLDQNALSFSGGQQQRICIARTLSVNPDIILMDEPTSALDPISTSAIEDLLDGLKNEYTIVIVTHNMQQAARISDQTAFFLTGEVVEMANTINIFENPKDKRTEDYITGRFG; from the coding sequence ATGGAAAATAAAGAAATAATTACAAATAACAAGACTGCCATAGGAGTTAAGGACCTTGACCTATATTATGGAGACTTTAAGGCCCTAAAGAAAGTTAACATGGATATAGAAAAGGGAAAAATTACAGCCTTTATTGGTCCTTCTGGTTGTGGTAAGTCTACAATGTTAAGATGTTTTAATAGGATGAATGACCTCGTAGATGATTGTAAGATTGAAGGACTTGTCACAATTGAAGGTGAAGATATTTACAAAAAAGACGTTGATGTAGTAGAATTAAGAAGAAGGGTCGGAATGGTTTTCCAATCCCCTAACCCTTTTTCAAAGTCCGTTTATGATAACATAACCTATGGTCCAAAGATTTCTGGAATTAAGGATAAGGACAGGCTAGATGAGATTGTAGAGAAGTCTCTAAAGTCAGCTGCTATTTGGGATGAAGTAAAAGATAAGCTAGATCAAAATGCTCTGTCATTTTCTGGAGGTCAGCAGCAAAGAATCTGTATAGCAAGAACTCTTTCTGTAAATCCTGATATAATCTTGATGGATGAGCCAACAAGTGCCCTTGATCCAATTTCGACATCAGCCATAGAAGACCTCTTGGACGGACTAAAGAACGAATATACAATAGTAATTGTAACCCATAATATGCAACAAGCTGCAAGAATTTCAGATCAAACTGCCTTCTTCCTAACAGGTGAGGTAGTAGAGATGGCCAATACAATAAATATATTCGAAAACCCAAAAGATAAGAGAACAGAAGATTATATAACTGGAAGGTTTGGTTGA
- the pstA gene encoding phosphate ABC transporter permease PstA has translation MSKTYKTLLMVFTFIAFAMSGIIIAYILFKGIPNISKGLFDLTYTTENVSIMPALIATLFTIILSLLISLPIGIFTAIYLSQYAKNKVFIKLVRFSTEILSSIPSIVYGLFGYLFFVTSTGLGLGMGYSLLAGCFTVSIMILPTIIRTTEEAILTVNPLQAHASLALGATKIQTIFKVVLPDAMDGILGGIFLSTGRIVGESAALIYTMGTQPSIPKGLLNSARTMAVHMYVLSSEGFHVNEAYATAVLLLVFVIAINFVSAKITKKLVG, from the coding sequence ATGAGTAAAACTTACAAAACTTTATTAATGGTCTTTACCTTCATAGCCTTTGCTATGAGTGGGATAATCATTGCCTATATTCTTTTTAAAGGCATACCTAATATATCTAAAGGATTATTTGACTTAACTTACACGACAGAAAATGTTTCAATAATGCCAGCCTTGATAGCTACCTTGTTTACAATAATTCTAAGCTTGTTGATATCTCTGCCTATTGGTATTTTTACAGCGATTTATCTATCACAATATGCCAAAAACAAAGTTTTTATCAAGCTTGTAAGATTTTCAACGGAAATTCTTTCATCCATTCCTTCCATTGTGTATGGTTTGTTTGGATACTTGTTTTTTGTTACAAGCACAGGCCTGGGTCTTGGTATGGGTTACTCCCTACTAGCAGGTTGCTTTACGGTTTCAATCATGATCCTCCCTACTATAATTAGAACAACAGAAGAAGCAATCCTTACTGTAAATCCCCTCCAAGCCCACGCCTCCCTTGCCCTAGGAGCGACTAAGATTCAGACGATTTTTAAGGTAGTCTTGCCAGATGCTATGGATGGAATCTTGGGCGGTATATTCCTATCAACTGGAAGAATAGTTGGAGAATCAGCAGCCCTAATCTATACCATGGGTACTCAACCTTCAATTCCAAAGGGACTTTTAAACTCAGCAAGGACAATGGCAGTACACATGTACGTATTATCATCAGAAGGCTTCCACGTAAACGAAGCTTATGCGACAGCAGTTCTTCTTTTGGTATTCGTCATAGCTATAAACTTCGTATCAGCAAAGATTACTAAGAAGCTTGTAGGATAG